Proteins encoded in a region of the Streptomyces sp. PCS3-D2 genome:
- a CDS encoding MFS transporter, whose protein sequence is MTTETPQTAPERENGPIREERNGAAHDAPSSPPDRRRWLALAIVMTAAFMDLVDVTIVNIAIPTMRQNFGASTSAIQWITAGYALAFAAGLITGGRLGDIYGRKRLFLIGIAGFTAASLLCGIAADPAMLVASRILQGGMAAMMVPQVLAIIHVTFPPQERGKVFGMFGAIVGLGAVSGPMLGALLTQWNLFGLEWRPIFLINLPVGIAGVILGRKFISESKAPQALRLDLVGVVLATLALVMLIFPLTEGRENGWPLWGFVCMAVAPLVFAAFIAYEKYKIKKDGSPLVELSLFKVKSFAGGIAVQLTFGIATGIFFLVWTLYMQMGLGWSALRAGTTGIPFSIAVSVAAGLSVEKLVPRFGRKVLQAGALVMAAGLLLYIWESAHYGMEIASWQMAAPLILMGAGMGLIVAPLNDTTLSEVPRRDAGSASGLINTTGQMGNALGLALTSVVFFGLIEDDTLFGPPYVEAFRGALWWVVGVLVVISVVMFMLPRRAIPMEEREGAAEHTEHTGNATEKVPAL, encoded by the coding sequence ATGACCACCGAGACGCCCCAGACAGCGCCCGAAAGAGAGAACGGGCCCATACGAGAAGAGCGGAACGGCGCAGCCCACGACGCACCCAGCTCACCCCCCGACCGCCGCCGCTGGCTGGCGCTCGCCATCGTGATGACCGCGGCCTTCATGGACCTGGTCGACGTGACCATCGTCAACATCGCGATCCCCACCATGCGCCAGAACTTCGGCGCCTCGACCAGCGCGATCCAGTGGATCACCGCAGGCTACGCGCTCGCGTTCGCCGCAGGGCTCATCACCGGCGGCCGTCTCGGTGACATCTACGGACGCAAGCGCCTCTTCCTCATCGGCATAGCCGGCTTCACCGCCGCCTCGCTGCTCTGCGGCATCGCGGCCGACCCGGCCATGCTCGTCGCCTCCCGCATCCTCCAGGGCGGCATGGCCGCCATGATGGTGCCGCAGGTGCTGGCCATCATCCACGTCACCTTCCCCCCGCAGGAACGCGGCAAGGTCTTCGGGATGTTCGGCGCGATCGTGGGCCTGGGCGCCGTCTCCGGTCCCATGCTCGGCGCGCTGCTCACCCAGTGGAACCTCTTCGGTCTCGAATGGCGCCCGATCTTCCTGATCAACCTGCCCGTCGGTATCGCGGGCGTGATCCTGGGCCGCAAGTTCATCAGCGAGTCCAAGGCCCCCCAGGCCCTGCGGCTGGACCTGGTCGGTGTCGTCCTCGCGACCCTCGCCCTCGTCATGCTGATCTTCCCGCTCACCGAGGGCCGTGAGAACGGCTGGCCGCTGTGGGGCTTCGTCTGCATGGCCGTGGCGCCGTTGGTCTTCGCCGCGTTCATCGCGTACGAGAAGTACAAGATCAAGAAGGACGGCTCCCCGCTCGTCGAGCTCTCCCTCTTCAAGGTCAAGAGCTTCGCCGGCGGCATCGCCGTCCAGCTGACCTTCGGCATCGCGACCGGGATCTTCTTCCTGGTCTGGACGCTCTACATGCAGATGGGCCTCGGCTGGAGCGCCCTGCGGGCCGGCACCACCGGAATCCCCTTCTCCATCGCCGTCTCCGTGGCCGCCGGCCTCTCGGTCGAGAAGCTCGTCCCGCGCTTCGGTCGCAAGGTGCTCCAGGCGGGCGCCCTGGTCATGGCCGCCGGACTGCTCCTGTACATCTGGGAGTCCGCGCACTACGGCATGGAGATCGCCTCCTGGCAGATGGCCGCCCCGCTGATCCTCATGGGCGCCGGCATGGGCCTCATCGTCGCCCCGCTCAACGACACCACGCTGTCCGAGGTGCCGCGCCGGGACGCGGGCTCGGCCTCCGGGCTGATCAACACCACCGGTCAGATGGGCAACGCGCTGGGCCTGGCCCTGACGTCCGTGGTCTTCTTCGGGCTGATCGAGGACGACACGCTCTTCGGCCCGCCCTACGTCGAGGCCTTCCGCGGCGCGCTCTGGTGGGTCGTGGGCGTGCTGGTGGTCATCTCCGTGGTGATGTTCATGCTGCCGCGCAGGGCGATCCCGATGGAGGAGCGCGAAGGCGCCGCCGAGCACACCGAGCACACCGGGAACGCCACCGAGAAGGTGCCCGCCCTCTAG
- a CDS encoding RNA polymerase sigma factor RpoD/SigA translates to MATRAVARRQSTSSARAVGGEIADRDLVGMYLDEIARTPLLDAAREVELSQIIEAGVYAQQILDGAIERDGDRPAREELEALAAEGERAKEVFIRSNLRLVVAVARRYPRSGLPLLDLIQEGNAGLVRAVEKFDYTKGFKFSTYATWWIRQAITRSIADQSRTIRLPVHLVEELGRIRRVQREFNRENGRDPEHAEIAAELDSTEKRVGDVLDWARDPVSLNMSVDDEGDTQFGDLLEDTSAISPEQSVLSLLRSEELEDLLGRLDQRTASIIKMRYGIDDGRERTLTEVGKQHGLTRERIRQIEKHALLELKRMARDTGFDAVA, encoded by the coding sequence ATGGCAACCCGCGCCGTCGCCCGCCGTCAGTCCACGAGCAGCGCACGCGCTGTGGGCGGGGAGATCGCAGACCGCGACCTGGTCGGCATGTACCTGGACGAGATCGCGCGCACCCCGCTCCTCGACGCCGCCAGGGAAGTGGAGCTCTCCCAGATCATCGAGGCCGGTGTCTACGCCCAGCAGATCCTCGACGGCGCGATAGAGCGTGACGGGGACCGGCCCGCCCGCGAGGAGCTGGAGGCGCTGGCCGCCGAAGGGGAGCGCGCCAAAGAGGTCTTCATCCGCTCCAACCTCCGTCTCGTCGTCGCCGTCGCCCGGCGCTATCCGCGCAGCGGCCTGCCCCTCCTCGACCTGATCCAGGAGGGCAACGCGGGCCTGGTCCGCGCGGTGGAGAAGTTCGACTACACCAAGGGCTTCAAGTTCTCCACGTATGCCACGTGGTGGATCCGCCAGGCCATCACCCGGTCCATCGCCGACCAGTCCCGCACCATCCGCCTCCCCGTCCACCTCGTCGAGGAGCTCGGCCGGATCCGCCGGGTCCAGCGCGAGTTCAACCGCGAGAACGGCCGAGACCCGGAGCACGCCGAGATCGCGGCCGAGCTGGACTCGACGGAGAAGCGCGTCGGCGACGTACTGGACTGGGCCCGCGACCCGGTCAGCCTGAACATGTCGGTGGACGACGAGGGCGACACGCAGTTCGGCGACCTCCTGGAGGACACCTCGGCGATCTCCCCCGAGCAGTCCGTGCTCTCGCTGCTGCGCAGCGAGGAGCTGGAGGACCTGCTCGGCAGGCTCGACCAGCGCACCGCGTCGATCATCAAGATGCGGTACGGCATCGACGACGGCCGCGAGCGGACCCTCACCGAGGTCGGCAAGCAGCACGGCCTGACCCGGGAGCGGATCCGCCAGATCGAGAAGCACGCCCTGCTGGAGCTGAAGCGGATGGCGCGCGACACCGGCTTCGACGCCGTGGCCTAG
- a CDS encoding DUF6227 family protein codes for MSDPYETTEAHLDRLLGRALNSFDLPDRLVERLGTALAHSSSLCTTHHGPAAGVWRETHRHTYLLPDGGAVSLWELSCRLEGDRDPRHEVFATRAETRLAVARLFGESAVGAAPDPVPLAGEEEPYDDASGLGALFASSAPVPRHREYVVEDSADHARRVLRRAENPDRPGERVAALLRAAYAHRITQAFGTRQALPTGRDAGFHLYEHGFVLLDGTELSLWEVEHTATPDGRHMCEVYDSEAAARGAMEFRARVG; via the coding sequence TTGAGCGATCCGTACGAGACAACCGAGGCGCACCTCGACCGACTCCTCGGTCGCGCCCTCAACTCCTTCGACCTGCCCGACCGGCTGGTGGAGCGCCTCGGTACGGCGCTCGCCCACAGCTCTTCGCTCTGCACCACCCACCACGGCCCGGCGGCGGGCGTCTGGCGGGAGACGCACCGCCACACCTATCTGCTGCCCGACGGCGGTGCGGTCTCGCTGTGGGAGCTGTCCTGCCGGCTGGAGGGAGACCGGGACCCGCGGCACGAGGTCTTCGCGACGAGGGCGGAGACCCGCCTGGCGGTGGCCCGGCTGTTCGGGGAGTCGGCCGTGGGGGCGGCCCCCGATCCGGTGCCGCTCGCGGGTGAGGAGGAGCCGTACGACGACGCGTCGGGGCTCGGTGCGCTGTTCGCCTCCTCGGCGCCGGTGCCCCGGCACCGTGAGTACGTGGTGGAGGACTCCGCCGACCACGCACGCCGGGTGCTGCGCCGCGCGGAGAACCCGGACCGGCCCGGTGAGCGGGTGGCGGCGCTGCTGCGCGCGGCGTACGCGCACCGGATCACTCAGGCCTTCGGCACCCGGCAGGCCCTGCCGACCGGGCGGGACGCGGGCTTCCATCTGTACGAGCACGGCTTCGTGCTGCTGGACGGGACCGAGCTGAGCCTGTGGGAGGTCGAGCACACGGCCACCCCCGACGGGCGGCACATGTGCGAGGTGTACGACAGCGAGGCGGCCGCGCGCGGGGCGATGGAGTTCCGCGCCCGCGTCGGCTGA
- a CDS encoding GNAT family N-acetyltransferase has translation MSHDHEEVQVRPGTEADLTSLTDLYNHYVRETAVTFDTTAFTPEQRRPWLHSHPEDGPHRLLVAWTGERMAGYATTSPFRPKPAYATSVEASVYLAPHAVGRGVGTLLYGALFAALEKEPVHRVFAGVALPNDASVRLHERFGFRRIGEFTEAGWKFGRYWDVRWYEKRLGPTGEHPPR, from the coding sequence ATGTCGCACGATCACGAAGAGGTGCAGGTCAGACCCGGAACGGAGGCCGATCTGACGTCGCTCACGGACCTGTACAACCACTACGTCCGAGAGACCGCCGTCACGTTCGACACCACCGCGTTCACTCCGGAACAGCGTCGCCCTTGGCTGCACTCCCATCCTGAAGACGGCCCTCACAGGCTTCTGGTTGCCTGGACTGGCGAGCGCATGGCCGGATACGCCACCACCAGTCCGTTCCGTCCGAAACCGGCGTATGCCACGTCGGTGGAGGCCAGCGTGTACCTCGCCCCGCACGCGGTGGGGCGGGGGGTGGGCACCCTCCTGTACGGGGCGCTCTTCGCCGCACTGGAGAAGGAGCCGGTGCACCGCGTGTTCGCCGGTGTCGCCCTGCCGAACGACGCCTCGGTACGCCTCCACGAGCGCTTCGGCTTCCGCCGGATCGGCGAGTTCACGGAAGCGGGGTGGAAGTTCGGCCGCTACTGGGACGTGCGGTGGTACGAGAAGCGGCTGGGACCGACCGGCGAGCACCCGCCCCGGTGA
- a CDS encoding vitamin K epoxide reductase family protein yields MGRMATNTVDVPRRQVRPRGADADEQAPATRGLAWLLALTGAAGVLASWVITLDKFLLLEDPDFKPACSLNPVVSCGSVMQSEQAQAFGFPNPMLGLAAYAVVVCVGVGLLAGARYRGWFWLALNAGMLFGTGFCSWLMVQSLYEINALCLWCCLAWVATLLMFWAVTAHTVRTGVLPAPGPLRVLFTEFGWAPPALHTGVIGMLVLTRWWDFWTG; encoded by the coding sequence ATGGGCCGCATGGCAACGAACACAGTGGACGTCCCGCGCCGGCAGGTACGGCCCCGCGGCGCAGACGCAGACGAACAGGCCCCCGCAACAAGGGGTTTGGCCTGGCTGCTGGCCCTCACCGGAGCTGCCGGGGTACTGGCTTCCTGGGTGATCACCCTCGACAAGTTCCTCCTGCTGGAGGACCCGGACTTCAAGCCCGCCTGCAGCCTCAACCCGGTGGTCTCCTGCGGCAGCGTGATGCAGAGCGAGCAGGCGCAGGCCTTCGGCTTCCCCAACCCGATGCTGGGGCTGGCCGCCTACGCCGTCGTGGTCTGCGTCGGCGTGGGCCTGCTGGCGGGTGCCCGCTACCGCGGCTGGTTCTGGCTCGCACTGAACGCCGGCATGCTCTTCGGCACCGGCTTCTGCAGCTGGCTCATGGTGCAGTCGCTCTACGAGATCAACGCCCTCTGCCTGTGGTGCTGCCTGGCCTGGGTGGCGACCCTGCTGATGTTCTGGGCGGTCACCGCGCACACCGTCCGTACGGGCGTGCTTCCCGCCCCCGGTCCGCTGCGGGTCCTCTTCACCGAGTTCGGCTGGGCTCCGCCGGCCCTGCACACCGGGGTGATCGGGATGCTGGTCCTCACCCGGTGGTGGGACTTCTGGACCGGCTGA
- a CDS encoding YafY family protein: MTDTPARLLSLLSLLQTPREWPGSELAQRLRVSARTIRRDIERLRELGYPVEATLGSEGGYRLVAGAAMPPLLLDDEEAVAIAVGLRAGAGHAIEGVEEASVRALAKLEQVLPSRLRHRVSTLQSATIALTRGDGASVDPRTLTTMASAVAGPERLRFAYRARDGARSRRLVEPYRLVSTGSRWYLVAYDMEREDWRTFRVDRVDEAFATGARFAPRELPMDAEEFVRRGLGAHGARTYAVEVVFEAGAAELPEWLRAAALPGGTGAGETGAGETGAAVVRFESRDAPEWLAARLALTGLDFTVREPAALRTAAGALAARLASAATPG, translated from the coding sequence ATGACCGACACACCGGCACGGCTCCTGTCCCTGCTGTCCCTCCTCCAGACCCCGCGCGAATGGCCCGGCAGCGAGCTGGCGCAGCGGCTGCGAGTGAGTGCGCGGACCATCCGGCGCGACATCGAGCGGCTGCGGGAGCTGGGCTACCCGGTGGAGGCCACGCTCGGCTCCGAGGGCGGCTACCGGCTGGTGGCGGGCGCGGCGATGCCGCCGCTGCTGCTGGACGACGAGGAGGCCGTGGCGATCGCGGTGGGGCTGCGGGCGGGAGCCGGGCACGCGATCGAAGGGGTCGAGGAGGCCTCCGTACGCGCGCTGGCGAAGCTGGAGCAGGTCCTGCCGTCCCGGCTGCGCCACCGGGTGAGCACGCTGCAGTCGGCCACGATCGCGCTGACGCGGGGGGACGGGGCGAGCGTGGACCCGCGGACGCTGACGACGATGGCGTCGGCGGTGGCCGGGCCGGAGCGGCTCCGGTTCGCCTACCGGGCGCGGGACGGGGCCCGGTCACGGCGGCTGGTGGAGCCGTACCGGCTGGTCAGCACGGGAAGCCGGTGGTACCTGGTGGCCTACGACATGGAGCGGGAGGACTGGCGGACCTTCCGGGTGGACCGGGTGGACGAGGCGTTCGCGACGGGGGCCCGGTTCGCGCCGCGGGAGCTGCCGATGGACGCGGAGGAGTTCGTACGGCGGGGGCTCGGCGCGCACGGCGCACGGACGTACGCGGTGGAGGTCGTCTTCGAGGCGGGAGCGGCCGAGCTGCCGGAGTGGCTGCGGGCGGCCGCCCTGCCGGGCGGGACCGGGGCGGGCGAGACCGGGGCGGGCGAGACCGGGGCGGCCGTGGTCCGCTTCGAGAGCCGGGACGCGCCGGAGTGGCTGGCGGCCCGGTTGGCCCTGACGGGGCTGGACTTCACGGTGCGGGAGCCGGCGGCGCTGCGGACGGCGGCCGGTGCGCTGGCCGCGCGGCTCGCGTCGGCGGCGACGCCCGGATAA